Part of the Methylomonas sp. AM2-LC genome, TATCCAGCGCCGCAAGCCCTGTTGATGCGGATATTGCAATTCGTCCCAATCCAGACTTTCATCGTGCTGCCATTCGTGTTTCTGTCCGAATTCGCAGCCCATAAATAACAGTTTTTTACCTGGATGCCCCCACATATAGCCATACAATAAGCGTAAATTGGCAAACTTTTGCCATTCGTCGCCCGGCATTTTAGCGATCAGCGACCCCTTGCCCTGTACCACTTCATCGTGTGAAAAAGGCAATACGAAATTTTCGGAAAAGGCATACCAGATGCTAAAAATCAATTGTGCGTGGTGATATTTGCGGTTAATTGGATCCTCGGCAAAATACTGCAAAGTATCGTGCATCCACCCCATATTCCATTTCAGACCGAAGCCCAATCCACCAGACGAAACCTGTCGTGAAACCATAGGCCAAGCAGTCGATTCTTCCGCGAAAGTTTGCGTACTCGGGTATTCACGATAAACCGCCTCATTCAGATTGCGCAGGAATGTGACTGCATCCAGATTCTCCCGACCGCCATTACGATTTGGAATCCACTCGCCTTCCTTACGGCCATAATCCAGATAGAGCATCGAAGACACCGCGTCCAGGCGCAAACCATCGATATGATATTTATCCAGCCAGAATAGTGCGCTGCTGGTCAAGAATGCCCGCACTTCGTAGCGACCGTAATTAAACAGTGAACTATGCCACTCCGGTTGATAACCCTGTCGAGGATCCGCATGTTCATAGAGATAGGTGCCATCGAAATGTCCAAGACCATGGGCATCGCATGGAAAATGCGCCGGCGCCCAATCCATGATCACACCGATGCCATGCTGATGCAAAGTATCCAGCAAAAACATCAAATCTTGCGGATCACCGTAACGCGAGGTGGCCGCAAAATAACCGGTGGTTTCATAGCCCCAGGAGCCATAAAAAGGATGCTCGGTTAACGGCAAGAACTCGACATGGGTAAAACCCATCTCATTCAGGTAAGGAGGTAGCCATTGCGCCATCTCGCGATAAGTTAAAAAACGATTGCCTTCTTCTGGAACTCTACGCCAGGAACCGAAATGGACTTCGTAAATGGAACAAGGGGCGTTAAGTTGATTTTTCTCACCACGTTTTGCCATCCAATCCGTATCATGCCAAATATAATCCAGTTCGCAGACCAGGGAGGCAGTCAGGGGCGGCACTTCGCAACTAAAGGCAAAGGGATCTCCTTTATCTGCTATTTTTCCGTCGCTGGAAACTATCCTGTATTTATAGCGCTCACCAGTGGTCACCCCCGCAATAAAGCCTTCCCAAATCCCCGAGTCGTCATTACGCATCTGAAGTGGATTAGAATCTGCATGCCAAGCATTAAAGTCGCCGATGACCGACACAACAGCCGCATTAGGTGCCCAAACCGCAAAATGGCAACCTATTACGCCATCGACAGTGATGAGATGTGAGCCAATTTTTTCATACAGGCGAAAATGATTGCCCTGTTTGAACATATAAATATCGAGTTCCGTAAGCTGACAAGCATCATTGCCCGCCGCTAGGGAAAGTGTCGTGACCATGGGCATTTACTGACCCTCAATTAGGATGATTCCAAATAGGAACGTAAGAAACGGAGAAAATTAAACTCAGCATGGTTTAAACAGCATTTTATGTCCGTACGCTATCGCACACACTTACCCGCTTTTAAAATTACCCAATTGACAAGATTTAAAGTTCAAACTGTGCCGCAGCTTTTGAAACTAGCATAAAGTTCGCTTTTGCGTATCAATGTTCGTTGCCGAACTGACTGCCTTAGTTATTCCTATTAAGGTATAAATCGAGCGGATAAAGCGAAAAATCTCATCGCAATTTGCTTAAATCAATTTAATTTATTCTCAGGAACTATCATGAACAAAGATCAAGTAAAAGGCAGAATCGAAGAATCCAAAGGTAACGTTAAGGAAGTGGCTGGTAAGATACTGGACAATGAGGATATGGAAAATGAAGGTAATTTAGATAAAAACGTAGGAAAGTTACAGTCAGGATTTGGCGACCTTAAAGAACAGATCAAGAAATCAAAATAATACCTGTCAGGTAGCAAATGTTTAATTGAAACTTAGCAGCGTTGTATCTGCAAACAAAGGACTCAATCACAATGAATACTTCTCAATTTACGGTTGCAAATTACCTAATTTCCCGACTGCAGGAGATTGGCGTAGATCATTTGTTTGGTGTGCCGGGGGATTTTGTGCTGGGTTTTTTAAATCAGGTACTAAAGAGCGATTTAAAATATATAGGCACCTGTAATGAACTTAATGCAGCCTACGCCGCTGATGGCTATGCACGCATTCGCGGTATTGGCGCATTTTGCTCGACTTATGGTGTTGGAGAATTAAGCGCGATCAATGGCGTGGCTGGCGCTTTCGCCGAACGCGTGCCGTTGGTAGTGATTACGGGTTCTCCATCAACAATTAACTTTCGCAATCGGCCACTTTTGCATCACACCATGGGAGATTATCAAATCCCCTTGCGAATGTACGAGAAAATTACAGCCGCCTCAACCGAACTGGTTTCTGCAGATACGGCAGCTGCCGAAATAGATCGGGTGTTAACAATCTGTGTTTCTCATCAACAACCCGTTTACATTAGTATTCCTGCTGATGTGGTGATGATGCCTTGCCAACCTCCTAAGCCTTTTCGTTTCCCTACAACTCTCGGCAGCGATCCTGATACGCTGGGCGAGGCGATCAACGAAGCATTGCAAATGCTGAATAATGCTCGGCAACCCGTTATCATTGGCGATGTGGAATTGATACGCTTCAAGCTGCAACAAGATTTTGCCAACTTGCTTGATAAAACTGGCTTTCCCTATGCGACCATGATGTTGGGCAAGAGCGTCCTGTCAGAGCAGCATCCACAATTCATTGGGTTGTTTGAAGGTGAACGAAGTCGTGACTATGTGAAAAATCGAGTTAACTCTGCTGATTGTATTCTGCAATTGGGGGCAGTACTCACCGATTTTAACACGGGTGGTTTTACTGCTAACCTTGACGAAACCAAAACTATAAACGCTAACATCCGTTCAGTAAGAATCAAACATCATTATTACGAGAATGTATCTCTACATGACTTTATCGCAGGACTAACAGAAAAAATTAGCCGACGAGACCCTGTAACACTGAATATCCAAAGTGCGAAAGATGGCTGCGTGCATCGTTGTGCGGAGCTATATATTCCTGATCCACAGAAAGTACTGACTATCCAACGATTTTTCGACCGCATGAGTCATTTTATAGCCGACGATGCCATAGTCGTTGCTGAAACAGGTGTAGCCTTATTCAGTGCAGCCGAAATGCTGATGCCCAACGGTGCGACCTTTATTGGTCAGACTTTTTACGGCTCAATTGGCTATACCATCGGCGCTACCTTGGGTGCCAGCATGGCCGCCAAACACAGGCAGGTTGTGCTGTTTGTGGGAGACGGTTCATTCCAAGTTACTGGACAGGATCTGTCGACCATGATCCGCAATCATCTCAAGCCGATCATATTTTTGCTTAATAATGAGGGGTATACCATAGAACGCGTGATCAGCGATCATGCCTACAATGACCTGCAACCCTGGAAATATCATAAATTAGTAGAAGTATTTGGTGGTGGGCTAGGTATTGATGTACGTACAGAAGGCGAACTTGAAGCAGCACTGGCTAAAGCTACGGCGGCAGATGAGCTGGTATTCATCGAAATTCATACTGACCGTCTGGACTGTCCAGAGTCGTTACGCAGCGCTGGTCGCAGCATGGCAACGACAAATCACCTTGATTAACAAACAATAAAATCAAATTGTCTGATTGTTAACCACTATCTATTCACTATCCCCTTAATCATTAGCACATTAATGATGTTCTTCAATAGTAGACATGAAATCTCGCCTAACCCAAAGTTTCTAGCAATTGTAGATAAGTTAATGGATTGAAGTCAGAAAACCCCTTGTTAACTTGGCTAGTAACGTTTCAACGATCATCCATGAATAGAACTCACCGATACTGTGTGTGCTTACCCCAATACTAATTGATTTCATTTCAAAATGACTGCGCAATTAATTTTGTGTCGGTGCGTTATTAGACGTTAAGAAGCAAAACACCTTAACTCGTAATCTGTTTGCTGCCGAACAGACCGTCTAAAGCAAAACATTAATAATTAACTTGCGTCATGACTTACGCTTATCCCATTACGCTTAAATTCAGTATTGGCATATACAGGCTTGTAAACAAATATGGGTTAAGTGCAAGCCATAAGCCAATATATTCGCTTTGCAATAGATTACGGTTTCAATGTTTGGGTTAGATAGCTGAATTGAGACTTTACCCATATTAATCTTAACAGTAAATTTTTGGAGTACCTTTTATGACACAAACCAACAATCAATTGCCATTAGTTCAAAAACCGGTATGGTTTATCACGGGCTGCTCGACTGGCTTTGGTCGAGAGCTTGCCAAACAATTACTAGAACGTGGTTACCGAACTGTCATCACAGCTCGTGATCCAGAAACACTCAATAGCTTAGCAGCCTTAGGTGAAGCACTAGTACTAAAACTGGATGTGACTGATCAAGATCAAATTGATGCGGCCATATTGGCAGCAACACAAAGGTTTGGCAGCATTGATGTACTAGTAAACAATGCAGGAATTGGTTATTTTGCAGCTGTTGAAGAAAGCGAAGAAGCCGAGATACGTAAAATGTTCGAGATTAATTTCTTTGGTTTAAGTCGTATGATACATGCGGTTCTGCCGGCAATGCGTCAACGAAAAAGCGGCTACATTGTCAACTTTTCATCCTTAGCTGGATTACGTTCATTCCCCGCACTTGGTTACTATAATGCGACCAAGTTTGCTGTGGAAGGATTGTCCGAAGCACTCTGGCAAGAGGTAGAACCATTGGGAATCAAGGTTATGCTAGTCGAACCTAGTGGTTTTCGCACCGATTGGGCCGGACGCTCTGCCGATGAAAGCCAACAGCAAATTGCGGATTATGCAGCCACTGCAGGTGTTTGGCGTAGCCAAGTGCGCGCCATTTCTGGACATCAACCCGGCGATCCCATACGTGGCATGCATGCGATTATTCAGGCTATTGAAACCACTAACCCACCTCATCATCTGCTACTAGGTAAAGATGCCTTTGTGGGCGCTACCAGCAAGTTGGATGAATTACACAAAGAGTTTTTAGCCGGTGAATTGGTGGCACGTGCAGCAGACTTCCCAAAAGATAATCGGGGGTTAGCGGCTTAATATTTAAAGAATCAGGCTGCTGCCTTTTGTTCAAGGGTTATACCTTTTGCAGATAACAGCAGCATTTTGTTATGGTTTGATTGCCGAAAATCCGCCAGAATAGCCGCCTGACTTATTTTGCAAGGCCGTTTGGTGTTTGCCGTTACCAAACACGGAAATATCACGTAAAATCGACTTAATTTATAAGCGAACCTTAAAATGCACATCATTATTTGTAATAAATATTCCCTAATGTCTTGAAAGTGTCGTCAATGAAAAAAAACTGGCAACGACATTGGCCAAATATAGTCAGCATAGTGCTGGTTATCTGCGTGATACTTAACGCCCTTATTTCTACCGCAATCCCCAACTGGCTATGGGTAAGCCCTGAAGCTGATATCAGCATCCACAAAATTACAGTCGCAATCATCTTTGTAAGCAGCTATCTGGCGCTTGCGTTTGGCAAGATACCAGGTCTGAGCATTGATCGAGCCGGTATTGCTTTGGTGGGTGCAGGGTTAATGGTCGTATCCGGCGCTCTGTCACTAGAAGATGCCTATAAGGCAATTGACCTCGACACGATTACTTTGTTACTCGGAATGATGATACTTGTAGCCAGTTTACGTCTGTCTGGTTTTTTTGTGATGGTGACAAACTTGATTGTTGCGAAGGCAAAAAATCCACTGTTCCTGCTTTGCACTATCACCGCCACGTCAGGAATATTTTCAGCTTTTCTAGTGAATGATGCCATTTGCCTAGTTCTAGCACCACTGGTACTGGAACTGACACTTCGCCTGGGGCGTAAACCAGTACCGTATTTGCTTGCAGTAGCGCTGGCTTCTAATGTGGGCTCTACGGCAACCATTACCGGAAATCCACAAAACATTCTAATAGCCAGTTTCTCGCATATTTCTTATACTTCGTTTGCTCTTACACTTGCACCAGTGGCAATAATCGGGCTAATTATTACTGCTGTAATGGTGGGTGTCTTTCATCGAAAAGAATTCACCACCATTATCCACATGCAAATTGACAAGCCAAATTTACGTATAAATCGCGTTCTGGTGTTCCGCGCCTTATTGGCGACTGCGGCAATGATTACACTATTTTTTGCCGGTCAGCCGCCAGCCAAAGTTGCCATTATCATTAGTAGCTGGTTGTTGTTAACACGACGAATCAAGAGCAAACGCATCTATGCAGAAATAGATTGGTCATTGTTACTTATGTTTGCAGGATTGTTCATCATTGTGGCTGGAGCACAAAAATCATTGCTTACAGCCAATATAATGGCTGCAGTAGGTCATCTGCATCTCGATCAAGTGCCTGTCCTGAGTGCAGTAACTGCCGTGCTATCCAATCTGGTCAGCAATGTCCCTGCCGTGCTGATGATGAAGCCGTTTGTAACGGTTTTGCAGAATCATGATAGTGCATGGTTGGTGATTGCTATGGCTTCTACCTTGGCAGGCAACTTCACAATTTTAGGGTCGATTGCAAACCTGATTGTGGTGCAGAAAGCCGCCGAACGCGGAGTTTTGATTTCCTTCTGGGACTACTTTAAGGTAGGTGCGCCACTGACTTTAATCACGTTGATGATAGGTACTCTTTGGTTATCCCTGTAATAATTTGAATATCAGCAATGCTTGCTGACATTCTATTAATAACAACGGACGGGGGATTAAATGGATTATAAGTTGTGCTTTCAAAGATACCCTCAAAGAAATACCGTTTTCGCGAGTCTCAGGCATAAATAAGAATAATAGGAAAAGGCAAGAAATTGCGTGATGACAATTGTCGTCAATCATTACTTGTAAGTGGGCAGCCGCACAGATCGGATTACACTTTCAGTGCATACTTAATTCCCCTAATTCTACAAGGAAATACAGTCATGAAAAACGATATGCAAATACAAAAAGACGTCATTGCCGAGCTAAACTGGGAACCTTCCATTAACCCAACCAACATCGGCGTTGAAGTTAAAGATGGCATCGTCACTTTATCTGGACATGTCAACAGTTACGGAGAAAAACTGAATGCAGAACAATCAGCACAACGGGTTGCAGGTGTAAAAGCTTTGGCTGTTGAAATTGATGTTACCCTGCCAGGTGTCAGCAATCGCACAGATGCTGATATAGCCCGTACCGTAGAAAACGTTTTACAGTGGACGACATATTTGCCGAAAAATTCTGTCAGGGTGATGGTAGAAAACGGCTGGATTACACTTTCGGGTCAAGTTGACTGGGGTTACCAAAGAGTAACAGCAGCTAATGCAGTGCTGTATTTAATGGGCGTAAGAGGCGTTAGTAACGATATTACTATTAAACCAGCAATTACCTCAAGTTCAATCAAAGCCGATATCGAAACTGCCTTAAAACGACGCGCCATAGCTGACGCACAAAATATCTCTGTGGAAGTGCATGGCGAGGATGTTACTCTGACTGGAAAAGTTCACAGTTGGAACGAACGCGATCTGGCAACCCATTCTGCATGGTGTACACCTGGCGTTAAAAACGTAAAAGACAAAATGAGTTTTATTAACTAACTAAAATGCGGCGAGAATCCGTTACAAACGGATTCTCTTTAGCGTTAAGCGAAAAAATGCGGTTCAACGCCTTCAAAATCTACTTCAGGATGATGCATTACTATAATGGTTTTTATTTTTTCTATTTGATCCTCTTCCATATCTATCATAACTAGAAACTCGCCATTTTTTATCGCATCATCAAATTGTTTTAGGCGACGACTATCGGCACTAATGCCCACCAAAGTCGCTGAAAAGCTTCCCAGACCAGCACCTACCGTAGAGATTGCCAATACCGCTCCACCACCCAACACCAACCCCATCGGCAATATCAAAGCCACCAAACCACAAAACAAGCCAGTAGCCGCACCCAACAACAGGCCTTGCTCCAAAGCCGGAATAAAATCAGACTTTTGTAGAAAGGTTGCTTCAGGTAAAGCTTCCAGATGTGAACCTGGTTTGCCGATAACATGAATATGGCGTTCTTCGATATCAGCACTCAATAAATCATTCACGATGTTTTGGGTAATATTGATGTCTGGCGCTAAAAAATATATTCGTTTCATAACAGTGACTCCAGAAATAAATGTCCGCTAGTTTTAACTGATGTCCAACACGAAAAATACGTTTACTAAAATTTGAATGTGGAACAGTCGCTGGCACATTATGTGTCTTTGTGGCAAATTCATCTGTACGTAAACGAACATTGGGGCGAATGCTTACCATTAACAAAAAAGTTATGCTTAGCATGACTATAAGAAAATAACGCCTATTGCCCGATATTGGGTTAACTGATCAAAGATTTTGCTTATTGATTCATAGTATTTTTTAAAGCTTGCCCAGAAGATAAGCAGGCACCGAAGATAAAAATACAACCGGAGACATATAACCACAGCAATAAAGCCATGATGCCACCAAACGCGCCATAGATGGCATTTAAGTTGGTAAAGTACGCCAGATAAAGGGCAAAAACGCCTCCAGTCACCTGTAGTAGTAGCGTGGTACATAATGCTGAAGCCCAGACTTGTGAAAATGGGGTAGGCTGAACAGGCACAATTCTATAAAACAGACTGAGACTGAAGAACACCAGCAGCGAAGAAATAACAGTACTCATTAGCGGATTAAACCAGACACCGAAATCCATTATAGGTAATAGAAACCTCTCCATCATTCCAACCAGCACCGGCGCGGTAATGCCCATCATTAATACGCACAGCATCAGAGCAAGAAACAGCAAACTTTGCAACGGTAGTTGCCACCATTTGCCACTAACATCACCCCAAGCCTGATTGGTTGCCGTGATCAGATTTGTAAAAAACTGTATGGCTGACCATAACAGTGTTACCAGTGCCACAACGCTGACAGGTCCGCTAGTTTTGACTACTTGCGTCAGCGAATTGAATAAATAACCCTGCATATCTGCGCCGATTGGGATATAAGTTTTAATATAAGTGATAACAACCATTCCTGCCTGTTCTCGATCAATAAACAGCGCAGCAAAGGTTACAAATAACAAAATCATTGGAAAGAGCGAGAAAAACGCGAAATAGGCAAAGGCTGCCGCAGACTGACTGGCATTAATCTGCACAAATTTTTTCACAGCATGTGTAACTAGCAACCCAATATTGCCTAGCCAAGAAGTAAATCCAGATAAATAACTAGTCGTCACTTTGGGTTGATACGATTTTGCATGCCGATATTGTTTTAATAATTCCAGTACTAACAGCGGAATGGCCGAAACCACTAATAACAACAAACAATCTTGCAACGACATTTCTGTTGTTTTTAGTATCCTTTCCATCGGCGCATAATGTTGACTTAATACTTGCAATCCTAAAGATACCACCACAACCATAACCAGATTTATATTGGTAAATAGCGACAGTCGCCAAACTGGTTTGCGTTCATGGCGAGCGCCAAAGGAACGCAACAATTCGGCAAACACTAATCCGGCAAAAGCATATGAACGTGCCGATTCGGTATTTCCTGACTGTAAAGCATAAACATAAACCGCAAACACTATCCCTGCAGTCAACATACCCGTCAATAACATGGTTTGGAAAA contains:
- the glgB gene encoding 1,4-alpha-glucan branching protein GlgB — translated: MPMVTTLSLAAGNDACQLTELDIYMFKQGNHFRLYEKIGSHLITVDGVIGCHFAVWAPNAAVVSVIGDFNAWHADSNPLQMRNDDSGIWEGFIAGVTTGERYKYRIVSSDGKIADKGDPFAFSCEVPPLTASLVCELDYIWHDTDWMAKRGEKNQLNAPCSIYEVHFGSWRRVPEEGNRFLTYREMAQWLPPYLNEMGFTHVEFLPLTEHPFYGSWGYETTGYFAATSRYGDPQDLMFLLDTLHQHGIGVIMDWAPAHFPCDAHGLGHFDGTYLYEHADPRQGYQPEWHSSLFNYGRYEVRAFLTSSALFWLDKYHIDGLRLDAVSSMLYLDYGRKEGEWIPNRNGGRENLDAVTFLRNLNEAVYREYPSTQTFAEESTAWPMVSRQVSSGGLGFGLKWNMGWMHDTLQYFAEDPINRKYHHAQLIFSIWYAFSENFVLPFSHDEVVQGKGSLIAKMPGDEWQKFANLRLLYGYMWGHPGKKLLFMGCEFGQKHEWQHDESLDWDELQYPHQQGLRRWIADLNGFYRSHAALYQQDFSRDGFQWMDCNYAEKSVISFVRRGVNSNDTLLIVCNFTPLVRENYLVGAPVGGVWQEVLNSDAKLYGGNGVGNFGGVEAAPVRCGEMYHSLMLRLPPLAVLFFRSGSGL
- a CDS encoding CsbD family protein, with product MNKDQVKGRIEESKGNVKEVAGKILDNEDMENEGNLDKNVGKLQSGFGDLKEQIKKSK
- a CDS encoding thiamine pyrophosphate-binding protein, which gives rise to MNTSQFTVANYLISRLQEIGVDHLFGVPGDFVLGFLNQVLKSDLKYIGTCNELNAAYAADGYARIRGIGAFCSTYGVGELSAINGVAGAFAERVPLVVITGSPSTINFRNRPLLHHTMGDYQIPLRMYEKITAASTELVSADTAAAEIDRVLTICVSHQQPVYISIPADVVMMPCQPPKPFRFPTTLGSDPDTLGEAINEALQMLNNARQPVIIGDVELIRFKLQQDFANLLDKTGFPYATMMLGKSVLSEQHPQFIGLFEGERSRDYVKNRVNSADCILQLGAVLTDFNTGGFTANLDETKTINANIRSVRIKHHYYENVSLHDFIAGLTEKISRRDPVTLNIQSAKDGCVHRCAELYIPDPQKVLTIQRFFDRMSHFIADDAIVVAETGVALFSAAEMLMPNGATFIGQTFYGSIGYTIGATLGASMAAKHRQVVLFVGDGSFQVTGQDLSTMIRNHLKPIIFLLNNEGYTIERVISDHAYNDLQPWKYHKLVEVFGGGLGIDVRTEGELEAALAKATAADELVFIEIHTDRLDCPESLRSAGRSMATTNHLD
- a CDS encoding oxidoreductase is translated as MTQTNNQLPLVQKPVWFITGCSTGFGRELAKQLLERGYRTVITARDPETLNSLAALGEALVLKLDVTDQDQIDAAILAATQRFGSIDVLVNNAGIGYFAAVEESEEAEIRKMFEINFFGLSRMIHAVLPAMRQRKSGYIVNFSSLAGLRSFPALGYYNATKFAVEGLSEALWQEVEPLGIKVMLVEPSGFRTDWAGRSADESQQQIADYAATAGVWRSQVRAISGHQPGDPIRGMHAIIQAIETTNPPHHLLLGKDAFVGATSKLDELHKEFLAGELVARAADFPKDNRGLAA
- a CDS encoding anion transporter, with translation MKKNWQRHWPNIVSIVLVICVILNALISTAIPNWLWVSPEADISIHKITVAIIFVSSYLALAFGKIPGLSIDRAGIALVGAGLMVVSGALSLEDAYKAIDLDTITLLLGMMILVASLRLSGFFVMVTNLIVAKAKNPLFLLCTITATSGIFSAFLVNDAICLVLAPLVLELTLRLGRKPVPYLLAVALASNVGSTATITGNPQNILIASFSHISYTSFALTLAPVAIIGLIITAVMVGVFHRKEFTTIIHMQIDKPNLRINRVLVFRALLATAAMITLFFAGQPPAKVAIIISSWLLLTRRIKSKRIYAEIDWSLLLMFAGLFIIVAGAQKSLLTANIMAAVGHLHLDQVPVLSAVTAVLSNLVSNVPAVLMMKPFVTVLQNHDSAWLVIAMASTLAGNFTILGSIANLIVVQKAAERGVLISFWDYFKVGAPLTLITLMIGTLWLSL
- a CDS encoding BON domain-containing protein translates to MKNDMQIQKDVIAELNWEPSINPTNIGVEVKDGIVTLSGHVNSYGEKLNAEQSAQRVAGVKALAVEIDVTLPGVSNRTDADIARTVENVLQWTTYLPKNSVRVMVENGWITLSGQVDWGYQRVTAANAVLYLMGVRGVSNDITIKPAITSSSIKADIETALKRRAIADAQNISVEVHGEDVTLTGKVHSWNERDLATHSAWCTPGVKNVKDKMSFIN
- a CDS encoding DUF1269 domain-containing protein — encoded protein: MKRIYFLAPDINITQNIVNDLLSADIEERHIHVIGKPGSHLEALPEATFLQKSDFIPALEQGLLLGAATGLFCGLVALILPMGLVLGGGAVLAISTVGAGLGSFSATLVGISADSRRLKQFDDAIKNGEFLVMIDMEEDQIEKIKTIIVMHHPEVDFEGVEPHFFA